A stretch of the Streptococcus himalayensis genome encodes the following:
- a CDS encoding PTS mannose/fructose/sorbose transporter subunit IIC has translation MSFISMILVVVVAFLAGMEGILDQFQFHQPIVACTLIGLVTGNLTAGVMLGGALQLIALGWANIGAAVAPDAALASVAAAIILIKGGDFSQGAISVAQGIAIPLAIAGLFLTMLVRTASVALVHGADAAAEKGNFAALERYHLIALSLQGLRIAVPAALLLAIPAESVQAMLELMPEWLKGGMQVGGGMVVAVGFAMVINMMATREVWPFFAIGFVLAAVTDITLIGFGALGVAIALIYLHLSKTGGNGGGGASSNDPIGDILEDY, from the coding sequence ATGTCATTTATCTCAATGATTTTGGTCGTTGTAGTCGCATTCCTTGCTGGTATGGAAGGAATCCTCGACCAATTCCAATTTCACCAACCAATCGTTGCTTGTACCCTTATCGGACTTGTGACTGGTAACCTTACTGCTGGGGTTATGCTTGGAGGAGCTCTCCAATTGATCGCCCTTGGTTGGGCAAATATCGGAGCTGCTGTTGCACCGGATGCTGCCCTTGCTTCTGTTGCAGCTGCAATCATCTTGATTAAAGGTGGCGACTTCTCACAAGGAGCTATCAGTGTTGCTCAAGGAATTGCGATTCCTCTTGCAATCGCAGGTCTTTTCCTTACCATGCTCGTTCGTACTGCTTCTGTCGCTCTTGTGCACGGAGCTGATGCGGCTGCTGAAAAAGGAAACTTTGCTGCTCTTGAGCGTTACCACTTAATCGCTCTCTCTCTTCAAGGACTTCGTATCGCTGTTCCTGCTGCTCTTCTTCTTGCTATTCCAGCTGAGTCCGTACAAGCTATGCTTGAGTTGATGCCTGAATGGCTCAAAGGTGGTATGCAAGTCGGTGGTGGTATGGTTGTAGCCGTTGGTTTTGCCATGGTTATCAACATGATGGCAACTCGCGAAGTATGGCCTTTCTTTGCTATTGGTTTCGTACTTGCTGCCGTAACAGACATCACTTTGATTGGTTTTGGTGCCCTTGGTGTGGCCATCGCCCTTATCTACCTTCACCTTTCAAAAACAGGTGGAAATGGTGGCGGAGGAGCTAGCTCTAACGATCCAATCGGCGATATCCTAGAAGACTACTAA
- a CDS encoding LytTR family DNA-binding domain-containing protein, with translation MRIRVELDETLSETEVVIRTAQFGEELALIQRSLQQMIAKPLIFYKGTSEYFLRVEEILFFETDGSKIFAHSAEDAYEVKLKLYELEDYLPYYFCRISKSTIANTQAIYSLDKSFSGTSRISFYKTHKQVHVSRHYYQLLKEKLREMR, from the coding sequence GTGCGGATTCGTGTAGAGTTAGATGAGACATTGTCGGAGACGGAGGTGGTGATTCGGACGGCGCAATTTGGAGAGGAGCTGGCCCTCATTCAGAGAAGTTTACAGCAGATGATAGCAAAGCCTCTTATTTTTTACAAGGGCACGAGCGAATACTTCTTGAGAGTGGAGGAGATTCTCTTTTTTGAAACAGATGGCAGTAAAATCTTTGCACATTCTGCCGAGGATGCCTACGAGGTAAAGCTTAAACTGTATGAATTGGAGGACTACTTGCCCTATTATTTCTGTCGCATTTCCAAGTCCACTATTGCCAATACTCAAGCGATTTATTCGCTAGACAAGTCCTTTTCAGGAACTAGTCGAATCAGTTTCTACAAAACCCATAAGCAAGTGCATGTATCACGGCACTATTACCAATTGCTAAAAGAAAAATTACGAGAAATGAGGTAG
- the adhP gene encoding alcohol dehydrogenase AdhP → MKAVVVNPESTGVEVVEKELRPLEAGEALVEIEYCGVCHTDLHVAHGDFGQVPGRILGHEGIGIVKEIAPDVKSLKVGDRVSVAWFFEGCGACEYCNTGRETLCRTVKNAGYSVDGGMAEQCIVTADYAVKVPENLDPAQASSITCAGVTTYKAIKEAQLTPGQWIVIFGAGGLGNLAVQYAKKVFNAHVVAVDINNDKLELAKQVGADIVINGREVEDVAGLIQEKTGGAHSAVVTAVSKVAFNQAVDSVRAGGRVVAVGLPSEMMDLSIVKTVLDGIQVVGSLVGTRKDLEEAFQFGAEGLVVPVVQTRPVEDAPAVFDEMAEGTIQGRMVLDFTH, encoded by the coding sequence ATGAAAGCTGTTGTTGTAAATCCCGAATCTACTGGTGTAGAAGTTGTTGAAAAAGAACTGCGTCCACTAGAAGCTGGCGAAGCTCTGGTCGAAATTGAATACTGTGGTGTTTGCCACACAGACCTTCACGTAGCTCACGGTGACTTTGGCCAAGTTCCTGGTCGTATCCTCGGACATGAGGGCATCGGGATTGTCAAAGAAATCGCTCCAGATGTGAAAAGTTTGAAAGTCGGCGATCGTGTCAGTGTAGCTTGGTTCTTTGAAGGTTGTGGTGCCTGCGAATATTGTAATACAGGTCGTGAAACACTCTGCCGTACTGTAAAAAATGCTGGCTACTCTGTTGATGGAGGAATGGCTGAGCAATGTATCGTAACAGCTGACTATGCGGTCAAAGTCCCTGAAAACCTCGATCCAGCCCAAGCAAGCTCTATCACTTGTGCCGGCGTAACGACTTATAAAGCCATCAAGGAGGCTCAACTCACCCCAGGTCAATGGATTGTGATCTTTGGAGCAGGAGGACTTGGAAATCTAGCCGTTCAATACGCGAAAAAAGTCTTCAATGCCCATGTTGTCGCTGTTGATATTAACAATGATAAATTAGAATTAGCCAAACAAGTCGGCGCTGATATCGTCATCAACGGACGTGAGGTGGAAGATGTGGCTGGTCTTATCCAAGAAAAGACAGGCGGTGCTCATTCAGCTGTCGTAACTGCCGTATCAAAAGTAGCCTTTAACCAAGCGGTCGACAGTGTCCGTGCTGGTGGTCGTGTCGTAGCCGTTGGTCTTCCATCTGAAATGATGGATCTCAGCATTGTCAAAACTGTCCTTGATGGCATTCAAGTCGTTGGTTCTCTTGTTGGTACTCGTAAAGATCTCGAAGAAGCCTTCCAATTCGGAGCCGAAGGCTTGGTTGTTCCCGTCGTTCAAACTCGTCCAGTGGAAGACGCTCCTGCTGTCTTTGACGAAATGGCTGAGGGAACTATTCAAGGTCGAATGGTACTTGACTTTACTCACTAA
- the accD gene encoding acetyl-CoA carboxylase, carboxyltransferase subunit beta, with translation MALFAKKDKYIRINPNRSNRRPQVKPEVPDELFSKCPSCKHIIYQKDLGSERICPNCDYTFRISAYERLALTVDEGTFEEWFTGLETKDPLSFPRYQEKITAIQKETGLDEAVLTGIAEIAGQKTALGIMDSNFIMASMGTVVGEKITRLFEIATAEQLPVTLFTASGGARMQEGIMSLMQMAKVSAAVKRHSDAGLFYLTILTDPTTGGVTASFAMQGDIILAETQALVGFAGRRVIESTVREQLPDDFQKAEFLLEHGFVDAIVKRGELRETIGRLLAFHGGKK, from the coding sequence ATGGCTTTATTTGCTAAAAAGGATAAATATATTCGGATTAATCCCAATCGCTCGAATAGGCGTCCTCAAGTAAAGCCTGAGGTGCCAGACGAGCTATTTTCCAAGTGTCCAAGCTGCAAACATATCATTTACCAAAAGGATTTGGGCAGTGAGCGAATTTGTCCAAATTGCGACTATACCTTTCGAATTTCGGCTTATGAGCGATTAGCTTTGACGGTGGATGAGGGGACTTTCGAGGAATGGTTTACAGGTTTGGAAACCAAGGATCCTCTTTCCTTTCCTCGTTACCAAGAAAAAATTACAGCCATTCAAAAGGAAACGGGCTTAGATGAGGCAGTGTTGACAGGGATTGCCGAGATTGCTGGGCAGAAAACAGCCCTAGGTATTATGGATTCTAACTTTATCATGGCCAGTATGGGTACTGTGGTCGGAGAAAAAATCACTCGTTTGTTTGAAATTGCGACAGCAGAACAATTACCTGTAACTCTCTTTACCGCTTCTGGGGGTGCTCGGATGCAAGAAGGGATTATGAGTTTGATGCAAATGGCCAAAGTTTCAGCTGCTGTGAAACGCCATTCAGACGCTGGTTTGTTTTATTTGACGATTTTAACCGATCCGACGACTGGCGGCGTGACAGCCTCTTTTGCCATGCAGGGAGATATTATTTTGGCAGAAACACAGGCCTTGGTTGGCTTTGCAGGTCGTAGAGTGATTGAATCTACGGTTCGTGAACAATTACCAGATGATTTTCAAAAGGCTGAGTTTCTCTTGGAACATGGCTTTGTCGATGCCATTGTCAAACGTGGAGAATTGCGAGAAACCATCGGCCGTTTGCTGGCTTTTCATGGAGGTAAAAAATGA
- a CDS encoding acetyl-CoA carboxylase carboxyl transferase subunit alpha — protein sequence MTKITRIIKEARDQARLTALDYAELLFDDFMELHGDRSFRDDGAVIGGLARLNGQAVTIIGIQKGRNLQENLKRNFGQPHPEGYRKALRLMKQAEKFGRPIVTFINTAGAYPGVGAEERGQGEAIARNLLEMSNLRVPIIAIIIGEGGSGGALALAVADRVWMLENSIYAVLSPEGFASILWKDGRRAMEAAELMKITSHELLEMAVVDRVFSETGLKRQELLADIQQALIEELKHLSSQSVDELLEQRYARFRKY from the coding sequence ATGACCAAGATTACTCGGATTATCAAAGAGGCGCGTGATCAGGCTCGTTTGACAGCTCTGGATTATGCTGAACTCTTGTTTGATGATTTTATGGAATTACATGGCGATCGCTCTTTTCGCGATGATGGTGCAGTTATCGGAGGTCTTGCTCGGTTGAATGGGCAAGCGGTGACCATTATCGGCATTCAAAAGGGACGTAACTTACAAGAAAATTTAAAACGAAATTTTGGTCAACCCCACCCAGAAGGCTATCGTAAAGCACTCCGCTTGATGAAGCAGGCTGAGAAGTTTGGGCGTCCTATTGTGACCTTTATCAATACTGCTGGAGCCTATCCAGGAGTGGGAGCCGAGGAGCGAGGGCAAGGAGAGGCCATTGCACGCAATCTTCTTGAAATGAGTAATTTGAGGGTGCCAATCATTGCTATTATCATTGGTGAAGGGGGCTCAGGTGGAGCTTTGGCTCTGGCTGTAGCTGACCGAGTTTGGATGTTAGAAAATTCCATTTATGCAGTTTTAAGTCCAGAAGGTTTTGCATCGATTTTATGGAAGGATGGCAGACGAGCAATGGAAGCCGCAGAATTGATGAAAATCACTTCCCATGAGCTGCTAGAGATGGCAGTTGTCGATCGTGTCTTTTCGGAGACAGGATTAAAGAGACAGGAATTGCTTGCAGATATCCAACAAGCCCTTATCGAAGAGCTAAAACATTTGTCGAGCCAATCCGTGGACGAATTACTTGAACAACGTTACGCACGTTTTCGAAAATATTAA
- a CDS encoding PTS system mannose/fructose/sorbose family transporter subunit IID translates to MSEKLQLSVNDRKKVWWRSQFLQASWNYERMQNLGWAYSLVPALKKLYTSKEDQAAALKRHMEFFNTHPYVAAPIIGVTLALEEERANGADIDDAAIQGVKIGMMGPLAGIGDPVFWFTVRPILGSLGASLALSGNIIGPIIFFVAWNLIRMSFLWYTQEIGYKAGSEITKDMSGGILQDITKGASILGMFILAVLAQRWVSINFTFNVSEVPLAKGAFIEWDKLPAGSEGIRQAFEQVGQGLSQTPTKVTTFQDNLNGLIPGFMNLLLTFLCMWLLKKKVSPITIIIGLFIVGILARVAGIM, encoded by the coding sequence ATGTCAGAAAAATTACAACTTTCCGTAAACGACCGTAAAAAAGTATGGTGGCGTTCTCAATTCCTTCAAGCTTCTTGGAACTACGAGCGTATGCAAAACTTGGGTTGGGCTTACTCTTTAGTCCCTGCCCTTAAAAAACTCTACACTAGTAAAGAAGATCAAGCTGCGGCTCTCAAACGCCACATGGAATTCTTCAATACGCACCCATACGTTGCTGCTCCTATCATCGGGGTAACACTTGCTCTTGAAGAAGAACGTGCAAATGGAGCAGATATTGACGATGCTGCTATTCAAGGGGTGAAAATCGGGATGATGGGGCCTCTTGCTGGTATCGGTGACCCAGTCTTCTGGTTTACTGTTCGTCCAATCCTCGGCTCTCTTGGTGCCTCTCTTGCCCTTTCAGGAAATATCATCGGACCAATTATCTTCTTTGTTGCTTGGAACTTGATCCGTATGTCCTTCTTATGGTACACACAAGAAATCGGCTACAAAGCTGGTTCTGAAATCACCAAAGACATGTCTGGCGGTATCCTCCAAGACATCACAAAAGGTGCTTCTATCCTTGGGATGTTTATCCTTGCGGTTCTCGCACAACGTTGGGTATCTATCAACTTTACCTTCAATGTCTCTGAAGTACCGCTTGCCAAAGGAGCTTTCATTGAATGGGATAAATTGCCAGCAGGCAGCGAAGGAATTCGCCAAGCCTTTGAACAAGTTGGTCAAGGACTTTCACAAACTCCTACTAAGGTCACAACCTTCCAAGATAACTTGAATGGCTTGATCCCAGGATTCATGAACTTGCTCCTTACCTTCCTATGTATGTGGTTGTTGAAGAAAAAAGTGTCTCCAATCACCATCATCATTGGCCTCTTTATCGTTGGTATCCTTGCTCGTGTAGCAGGTATCATGTAA
- the accC gene encoding acetyl-CoA carboxylase biotin carboxylase subunit yields the protein MFRKILIANRGEIAVRIIRAARELGISTVAVYSTADKEALHALLADEAICIGPAKSTDSYLNINAILSAAVLTEAEAIHPGFGFLSENAKFATMCEEIGIRFIGPSGRVMDLMGDKINARQQMMAAGVPVIPGSEGEVLTADEAVLVADAIGYPIMLKAAAGGGGKGIRKVEQKADLKEAFESASSEAKAAFGNGAMYIEKVIYPARHIEVQILADQKGHTIHLGERDCSLQRNNQKVLEESPSVAIGPSLRKAIGDVAVRAAQFVGYENAGTIEFLLDESSGNFYFMEMNTRVQVEHPVTEFVTGVDIVKEQIRIAAGLDLALSQEDIVLKGHAIECRINAENPAHNFAPSPGKISNLYLPSGGVGLRVDSAVYPGYTIPPYYDSMIAKIIVHGENRFDALMKMQRALYELEIDGIVTNSEFQLDLISSPNVITGDYDTAFLMEKFLPNYQADQ from the coding sequence ATGTTTCGTAAAATTTTGATTGCCAATCGAGGGGAAATTGCTGTTCGCATTATCCGTGCGGCTAGAGAACTGGGCATTAGTACCGTGGCGGTCTATTCAACGGCTGATAAAGAAGCTCTGCATGCTCTTTTAGCAGACGAGGCCATTTGTATTGGTCCTGCCAAATCTACGGATTCTTATCTCAATATCAATGCTATTTTGTCAGCGGCTGTGTTGACAGAGGCAGAAGCCATTCATCCAGGTTTTGGATTTTTAAGTGAGAATGCCAAATTTGCAACCATGTGCGAGGAGATTGGCATTCGATTTATTGGACCGTCTGGCCGAGTCATGGACTTGATGGGGGATAAAATCAATGCTAGGCAGCAAATGATGGCCGCTGGTGTGCCGGTTATCCCAGGCTCAGAAGGCGAAGTTTTAACAGCAGATGAGGCCGTGCTGGTTGCGGATGCTATTGGCTATCCGATTATGCTAAAAGCAGCTGCCGGAGGTGGAGGTAAGGGCATTCGCAAGGTGGAGCAGAAAGCAGACTTAAAAGAGGCTTTCGAGTCTGCTTCCAGTGAAGCCAAGGCTGCCTTTGGAAACGGAGCTATGTATATCGAGAAAGTGATTTATCCTGCTCGTCATATTGAGGTACAGATTTTAGCTGATCAAAAGGGGCATACGATTCACTTGGGAGAGCGAGATTGCTCCCTTCAGCGCAATAATCAAAAGGTGCTGGAAGAAAGTCCGTCTGTGGCGATTGGCCCTAGTCTGCGCAAGGCGATTGGGGATGTAGCTGTGCGAGCGGCTCAGTTTGTCGGTTATGAAAATGCAGGCACGATTGAATTTTTACTGGACGAAAGCAGTGGAAATTTCTACTTTATGGAGATGAACACACGGGTGCAGGTGGAACATCCCGTAACCGAATTTGTTACAGGTGTTGACATTGTAAAAGAGCAGATTCGCATTGCAGCAGGGCTGGACTTAGCACTTAGCCAAGAGGATATTGTTCTAAAGGGCCATGCTATTGAGTGTCGGATCAATGCGGAAAATCCTGCCCATAACTTCGCACCAAGTCCAGGGAAGATTTCAAACCTCTATCTGCCAAGTGGGGGTGTAGGTCTGCGTGTGGATTCAGCAGTTTATCCTGGTTACACCATTCCGCCGTATTATGATAGTATGATTGCCAAAATTATCGTGCATGGGGAAAATCGTTTCGATGCATTGATGAAGATGCAACGGGCTCTTTATGAGCTAGAAATTGACGGTATCGTGACCAATAGTGAGTTTCAGTTAGACTTGATTTCTTCTCCCAATGTGATTACTGGAGATTACGACACGGCTTTCTTGATGGAGAAATTTTTACCAAATTATCAAGCAGATCAGTAG
- a CDS encoding PTS sugar transporter subunit IIB, translated as MSIGIIIASHGEFAAGIHQSGSMIFGEQEKVQVVTFMPNEGPDDLYAKFNAAVAAFDANDEVLVLADLWSGSPFNQASRVMGENPDRKFAIITGLNLPMLIQAYTERMMDANAGVDAVAANIIKEAKDGIKALPEELNPIEESSAPAQAVVAQAAIPEGTVIGDGKLKINLARIDTRLLHGQVATAWTPDSKADRIIVASDSVAADTLRKELIKQAAPGNVKANVVPIKKLIEVAKDPRFGNTHALILFETPQDALRAIEGGVPVKTLNVGSMAHSTGKTMVNNVLSMDKDDVATFEKLRDLGVEFDVRKVPNDSKKDLFDLISKANVQ; from the coding sequence ATGAGTATCGGAATCATTATTGCAAGCCATGGTGAATTTGCTGCGGGCATTCATCAATCTGGCTCCATGATTTTTGGTGAGCAAGAGAAAGTTCAAGTTGTAACTTTCATGCCAAATGAAGGTCCAGATGATTTGTACGCAAAGTTTAATGCTGCCGTGGCTGCTTTTGATGCGAATGACGAAGTTTTGGTCTTGGCAGACTTATGGAGTGGCTCTCCATTTAACCAGGCTAGCCGAGTAATGGGTGAAAATCCAGATCGTAAATTCGCAATCATCACTGGCTTGAATTTACCAATGTTAATCCAAGCCTACACAGAACGCATGATGGATGCAAATGCAGGTGTTGATGCAGTTGCTGCGAATATCATCAAAGAAGCAAAAGATGGTATCAAAGCTCTTCCTGAGGAACTAAATCCTATCGAAGAATCTAGTGCTCCAGCACAAGCTGTCGTAGCACAGGCTGCGATTCCAGAAGGCACTGTTATCGGAGATGGCAAGCTTAAAATCAATCTTGCTCGTATCGATACACGTCTCTTGCACGGTCAAGTCGCAACGGCTTGGACTCCTGACTCAAAAGCGGATCGTATTATCGTTGCTTCTGACTCAGTTGCAGCAGATACCCTTCGGAAAGAGTTAATCAAGCAAGCTGCACCAGGAAATGTCAAAGCCAATGTCGTGCCAATCAAAAAATTGATTGAAGTAGCAAAAGACCCACGCTTTGGAAATACCCATGCCCTCATCTTGTTTGAAACTCCTCAAGACGCTCTTCGTGCGATTGAAGGTGGAGTTCCTGTGAAAACATTGAACGTCGGCTCTATGGCTCACTCAACTGGTAAAACCATGGTCAACAACGTCCTTTCTATGGACAAAGATGACGTTGCAACCTTTGAAAAATTGCGTGACCTTGGCGTTGAATTTGACGTTCGTAAAGTACCAAATGATTCTAAAAAAGATTTGTTTGACCTGATTAGCAAAGCAAATGTCCAATAG
- a CDS encoding DUF956 family protein, which translates to MAQSQNKTVEFQTTGVSYLGIGGKVGKFLVGDKALEFYADANVEDYIQIPWENVLQIGANVSGKTVSRHFQVFTDSGKFLFASKDAGSILKHARSHIGNEKVIKLPTLLQTIGHFFKNLFAKK; encoded by the coding sequence ATGGCACAATCACAAAATAAAACCGTTGAATTTCAGACAACTGGTGTCTCTTACCTCGGAATTGGAGGAAAGGTCGGCAAATTTTTAGTTGGTGACAAGGCTCTAGAATTCTACGCCGATGCCAATGTGGAAGACTATATCCAAATCCCTTGGGAAAATGTTCTACAAATTGGTGCAAACGTCTCTGGAAAAACGGTCAGTCGGCATTTCCAAGTTTTTACAGACAGTGGGAAATTCCTCTTTGCCTCCAAAGATGCTGGTAGCATTCTCAAACATGCTAGAAGCCATATCGGCAATGAAAAAGTCATCAAATTACCCACTCTTTTGCAAACAATCGGTCACTTTTTTAAAAATCTATTTGCAAAAAAGTGA
- a CDS encoding IS66 family transposase yields MKELLAIIKQQAAVNQQLTNELALLREQVAYLTQKLYGKSSEKVVYQPGQLSLFGEESLPEEESDLPR; encoded by the coding sequence ATGAAAGAGCTATTAGCCATTATTAAACAACAAGCAGCTGTTAACCAACAACTCACAAATGAACTTGCTCTCCTTCGTGAACAAGTAGCTTATCTGACACAAAAGCTTTATGGCAAGTCATCAGAGAAGGTTGTGTATCAACCTGGTCAGCTCAGCTTATTCGGTGAGGAAAGCCTACCTGAAGAAGAATCTGACTTGCCCAGGTGA
- the fabZ gene encoding 3-hydroxyacyl-ACP dehydratase FabZ, which produces MMDIRDIQDALPHRYPMLLVDRVLEVTEDTIVALKNVTINEPFFSGHFPSYPVMPGVLIMEALAQTAGALELSKPENKGKLVFYAGMDKVKFKKQVVPGDQLIMTARFVKRRGRIAVVEAKAEVDGVLAASGILTFALGE; this is translated from the coding sequence ATGATGGATATTCGAGATATTCAAGACGCTCTTCCCCACCGCTATCCGATGCTCTTAGTGGATCGGGTGCTCGAGGTGACGGAGGATACCATTGTGGCTCTTAAAAATGTGACCATCAACGAACCATTTTTTAGTGGTCATTTTCCGTCCTATCCGGTTATGCCAGGTGTCCTTATCATGGAAGCTTTGGCTCAAACAGCCGGTGCTTTGGAGCTGTCCAAACCAGAAAATAAAGGGAAATTAGTCTTTTATGCAGGGATGGACAAGGTGAAATTTAAAAAGCAAGTCGTTCCAGGTGACCAACTCATCATGACTGCTCGTTTTGTAAAGCGACGTGGACGAATTGCGGTAGTAGAGGCTAAGGCAGAGGTAGATGGTGTTCTTGCTGCAAGCGGCATTCTGACCTTTGCCTTGGGAGAATAA
- the tnpB gene encoding IS66 family insertion sequence element accessory protein TnpB (TnpB, as the term is used for proteins encoded by IS66 family insertion elements, is considered an accessory protein, since TnpC, encoded by a neighboring gene, is a DDE family transposase.), with the protein MSIQLSDLGQVYLVCGKTDMRQGIDSLAYLVKSQFNLDPFSSQVFLFCGGRKDRFKALYWDGQGFWLLYKRFENGKLTWPNDEHEVKALTSEQVDWLMKGFSISPKIKSTKSRDFY; encoded by the coding sequence ATGAGCATCCAACTCAGTGATTTAGGGCAGGTCTATCTGGTTTGCGGCAAAACCGATATGCGTCAAGGGATTGATTCGCTGGCTTATCTGGTAAAAAGTCAGTTCAACCTTGATCCCTTTTCTAGTCAAGTTTTTCTCTTCTGTGGCGGCCGCAAAGACCGTTTCAAGGCCCTTTATTGGGATGGACAAGGTTTCTGGTTGCTTTACAAGCGATTTGAAAACGGCAAACTCACTTGGCCTAATGATGAACATGAGGTCAAAGCCCTCACTTCCGAGCAAGTAGACTGGCTGATGAAGGGATTTTCGATAAGTCCTAAAATAAAATCTACAAAAAGTCGTGATTTCTATTGA
- the serS gene encoding serine--tRNA ligase, whose amino-acid sequence MLDIKRIRADFDGVAAKLATRGVATETLAHIKELDAKRREVLVKVEELKAERNTVSAEIAQAKRNKENADDKIAAMQTLSATIKELDAELLAIDEELQAILVILPNTPHDSVPVGADEEENVEVRRWGTPREFDFEPKAHWDLGEDLDILDWERGAKVTGARFLFYKNLGARLERALYNFMLDEHIAEGYQEIITPYMVNHDSMFGTGQYPKFKEDTFELDQTNFVLIPTAEVPLTNYYRDEILDGKDLPIYFTAMSPSFRSEAGSAGRDTRGLIRLHQFHKVEMVKFAKPEESYEELEKMTANAENILQKLGLPYRVLALCTGDMGFSAAKTYDLEVWIPAQNTYREISSCSNTEDFQARRAQIRYRDEADGKVKLLHTLNGSGLAVGRTVAAILENYQNADGSVTIPEVLRPYMGGAEVIAPK is encoded by the coding sequence ATGTTAGATATCAAACGTATTCGTGCCGATTTTGACGGTGTCGCTGCAAAACTTGCAACCCGTGGAGTAGCAACTGAGACCCTCGCTCACATCAAGGAACTCGATGCCAAACGCCGTGAGGTCTTGGTCAAGGTAGAGGAGCTAAAAGCTGAACGCAATACCGTATCCGCTGAAATTGCCCAAGCAAAACGCAACAAGGAAAATGCGGACGATAAGATTGCAGCTATGCAAACCCTCTCTGCAACGATCAAGGAGCTCGATGCTGAACTCCTTGCCATCGACGAAGAATTGCAAGCCATTCTCGTCATCTTACCAAATACGCCACATGATAGCGTACCAGTTGGGGCAGATGAAGAAGAAAATGTTGAAGTTCGTCGTTGGGGAACACCACGCGAATTCGACTTTGAACCAAAAGCTCACTGGGATCTTGGGGAGGACTTGGATATTCTTGACTGGGAGCGTGGAGCTAAGGTAACCGGCGCTCGATTCCTCTTCTACAAGAACCTCGGTGCTCGCTTGGAACGTGCCCTCTATAACTTCATGCTCGATGAGCATATTGCTGAAGGCTATCAAGAAATCATCACTCCTTACATGGTCAACCATGATTCAATGTTTGGCACAGGGCAATATCCAAAATTCAAGGAAGATACCTTTGAACTAGACCAAACCAACTTTGTCCTTATCCCAACAGCGGAAGTGCCGCTTACCAACTACTACCGTGATGAAATTTTAGACGGCAAAGACTTGCCTATTTACTTCACCGCTATGAGCCCATCCTTCCGTTCAGAAGCTGGCTCTGCTGGTCGTGATACCCGTGGTTTGATTCGCCTACACCAATTCCATAAAGTTGAAATGGTCAAATTTGCCAAACCAGAAGAATCTTACGAAGAACTAGAAAAAATGACAGCCAACGCAGAAAACATCCTTCAAAAATTAGGACTTCCTTACCGTGTTCTTGCTCTTTGCACAGGCGACATGGGCTTCTCCGCTGCGAAGACCTACGATTTAGAAGTCTGGATTCCTGCTCAAAATACCTACCGTGAAATTTCTAGCTGTTCTAATACAGAAGATTTCCAAGCACGCCGTGCTCAAATCCGCTACCGTGATGAGGCAGATGGTAAGGTCAAACTCCTTCATACCTTAAACGGTTCAGGACTAGCTGTGGGTCGTACTGTCGCTGCTATTCTTGAAAACTACCAAAACGCAGACGGCTCTGTGACTATTCCAGAAGTCCTTCGACCATACATGGGTGGCGCAGAAGTCATTGCACCGAAATAA